A part of Papaver somniferum cultivar HN1 unplaced genomic scaffold, ASM357369v1 unplaced-scaffold_118, whole genome shotgun sequence genomic DNA contains:
- the LOC113330532 gene encoding uncharacterized protein LOC113330532, with translation MAKEVEGDSSLSLLESHLSQTNTSWKLMDHGPCQVDKLQEKLIEVEACIQGSDADSKKELKVLWRRVKATSTMLSYLKSKARIMAVPHLAHVSCGIKQQEGSGFVDKDGTPLSGWSKDVSLSSLDHVDEDECMKININGSCSFDEHDGAYIGEILKSVQMVTDVMEVLVKRVIMAETETTIEKEKVDLGQKEIKKKALQIENMSTKVEEMERFALGTNCILNEMRQKVEDMVEETSRQRQRAAENEQELCRVKQDFESLRSYVSSLISVRETLLSSEKQFQTIERLFDRLVAKTSQLETEKMQKEAEVQKLMEENIKLTSMLDKKDAQLMAMNEQCKFRALNASGM, from the exons ATGGCAAAGGAAGTTGAGGGAGATTCATCCCTCTCATTACTTGAATCTCATCTAAGTCAGACCAACACTTCATGGAAGTTGATGGATCATGGTCCTTGCCAAGTGGATAAGTTGCAAGAAAAGCTTATAGAAGTTGAAGCGTGTATTCAAGGCTCTGATGCAGATTCAAAAAAAGAACTAAAGGTACTCTGGCGAAGGGTCAAAGCTACCTCGACAATGTTGTCCTACTTGAAATCAAAGGCAAGAATTATGGCAGTTCCGCATCTAGCACATGTATCGTGTGGGATCAAACAGCAGGAAGGGTCGGGGTTTGTTGATAAAGATGGTACACCGTTGTCTGGTTGGTCGAAGGATGTAAGTCTTTCTTCATTGGACCATGTGGATGAAGATGAATGCATGAAAATTAATATTAATGGGAGttgttcatttgatgagcatgATGGAGCCTATATTGGTGAAATCCTTAAGTCTGTGCAGATGGTAACAGATGTCATGGAGGTTCTTGTTAAGAGGGTAATTATGGCAGAAACTGAAACCACTATTGAGAAAGAAAAGGTAGATTTGGGTCagaaagaaattaaaaagaaGGCTCTACAGATTGAGAACATGTCGACAAAGGTAGAGGAAATGGAAAGGTTTGCTCTAGGTACAAATTGCATCCTGAATGAAATGCGGCAGAAAGTAGAAGATATGGTAGAAGAAACATCTAGGCAAAGACAACGAGCTGCAGAAAATGAGCAAGAGCTTTGTCGTGTGAAGCAGGATTTTGAGTCATTGAGATCCTACGTTAGTAGTCTAATTAGTGTTAGAGAAACACTTCTTTCATCAGAGAAGCAATTTCAGACAATTGAGAGGCTCTTCGATAG GCTAGTTGCCAAGACCAGTCAATTGGAAACTGAGAAGATGCAAAAAGAGGCTGAAGTACAGAAGCTCATGGAAGAGAATATCAAGCTGACATCTATGTTAGACAAGAAAGATGCCCAATTGATGGCCATGAACGAACAGTGCAAGTTCAGGGCTCTGAATGCATCGGGTATGTAG